A stretch of the Saccharolobus caldissimus genome encodes the following:
- a CDS encoding winged helix-turn-helix transcriptional regulator — protein sequence MDSIDKGILKILLKDARTPQRRIALLLGISPPAVSYRMERLFGDVIKRFVLYVNPNFLGRYHAYVSFSNLHEWNGDYIAKIECLEDINVYEIDAKNRIEIEDKINKMTEQLGEPRMVYIPNQMPYSPSKFDLKLISILKEKPLLKPIELAEELGVSSKTIRRHLRYLFNKNFIRLIPIIDLNKAELVIFAVFTSQTESAKKFFSKYLFKEVEDERAGIYVNVADSMDEARDIILKFKREYDNNAEVMIVTRYEFL from the coding sequence ATGGACTCTATAGATAAGGGGATACTGAAAATTCTTTTAAAAGATGCGAGAACGCCCCAAAGAAGAATAGCCCTATTATTAGGAATTTCGCCGCCAGCAGTTAGCTATAGAATGGAAAGGCTTTTTGGAGATGTAATTAAAAGATTTGTACTTTACGTCAATCCTAACTTTCTAGGTAGATATCACGCATACGTCTCCTTCAGTAATCTCCATGAGTGGAACGGAGATTATATAGCGAAAATTGAATGTCTCGAAGATATTAACGTTTATGAGATAGATGCTAAAAACAGAATAGAAATAGAAGATAAAATAAATAAAATGACTGAACAATTAGGGGAACCCAGAATGGTTTACATACCAAATCAAATGCCTTATAGTCCTTCTAAATTTGATTTAAAATTAATAAGTATCTTAAAAGAGAAACCATTACTTAAACCCATTGAATTAGCTGAGGAATTAGGAGTTTCCTCAAAGACTATTAGAAGGCATCTTAGATATCTATTTAATAAGAACTTCATAAGACTAATTCCAATAATAGACTTAAACAAAGCTGAGTTAGTAATATTTGCAGTATTTACTTCACAGACGGAAAGTGCAAAAAAATTCTTTTCAAAATACTTATTTAAGGAGGTAGAGGATGAAAGGGCAGGAATTTATGTAAATGTAGCGGACAGTATGGATGAGGCTAGGGATATTATATTAAAGTTTAAACGAGAATATGATAATAACGCTGAAGTAATGATAGTTACCCGTTATGAGTTCTTATAA
- a CDS encoding OsmC family protein, which yields MEISLSLTGDLENPIIEFGGKISRAKNFYQEGPLMAFLISIPHCIATMADSIAKKEGITLSSCKIVARYVLDEKEMFLGNYVFKKIIIEIYGKGCSEEELKELIKKVKRECPIYLSFREKIEIEGKLA from the coding sequence ATGGAAATATCACTTAGCCTAACTGGAGACTTAGAAAATCCTATAATTGAATTTGGTGGAAAAATATCTAGAGCTAAAAACTTTTATCAAGAGGGACCCTTAATGGCATTTCTAATCTCAATACCACACTGCATAGCGACTATGGCTGATAGTATAGCTAAAAAAGAAGGCATAACTTTGTCTTCATGTAAAATAGTAGCTAGATACGTATTAGATGAGAAGGAAATGTTTCTAGGAAATTATGTATTTAAAAAGATAATTATTGAAATATATGGTAAGGGATGTAGCGAAGAGGAATTAAAGGAATTAATAAAAAAAGTAAAAAGGGAATGTCCAATCTACTTAAGTTTTAGGGAGAAAATAGAAATAGAAGGAAAACTGGCTTAA
- the agl3 gene encoding UDP-sulfoquinovose synthase, producing the protein MRVLILGIDGYLGWPLALRLGKRGHEVIGVDNLYTRNAVREVGSDSAFPLPEPEERIAAAKKILDVNITFYRADVKDYEKLYDIIQKHKPDAIVHFAEQRSAPYSMIDVHHANYTFINNITSTINLIYSILKVDPTIHVLKMGTMGEYGTPNYDILESAFVEVEIKGKKDKIPFPKWASSWYHWSKVYDTYNLMWANKVWGLTITDIMQGPVYGTRTEEIIDEKLRTRFDFDEVWGTVVNRYCVEAILGLPLTPYGKGGQTRGFISLEDSMQALTILLEHPPNQGEYRVVNQIHEVLSVSQIANMVKEVGESLGLKVEIQHVKNPRVEKEEHYYNVESKILPSLGFTPKKKMKDEIRFMLEDLMPYKSRLEKFKHVIFPRTDWRKGRS; encoded by the coding sequence GTGAGAGTTCTTATATTAGGAATAGATGGATATTTAGGATGGCCTTTAGCGTTAAGATTAGGCAAAAGAGGGCATGAAGTAATAGGCGTAGATAATTTATACACAAGAAATGCAGTAAGAGAAGTAGGGTCTGATTCTGCATTTCCCTTACCAGAACCAGAAGAGAGAATAGCTGCGGCTAAAAAAATACTAGATGTAAACATTACTTTCTACAGAGCTGATGTGAAAGATTATGAGAAACTTTATGATATAATACAAAAGCATAAGCCAGATGCGATAGTTCACTTCGCAGAGCAAAGATCTGCACCATACTCGATGATAGATGTACACCATGCTAATTACACTTTCATAAATAATATTACAAGTACTATAAACTTAATTTATTCAATACTTAAAGTAGACCCTACAATTCACGTCTTAAAAATGGGTACCATGGGAGAATATGGAACACCCAATTATGACATTTTAGAAAGCGCATTCGTAGAGGTTGAGATTAAAGGTAAAAAAGATAAAATACCGTTTCCCAAATGGGCCAGTAGCTGGTATCACTGGAGTAAAGTCTATGACACTTACAACCTTATGTGGGCTAATAAGGTTTGGGGTTTAACTATCACTGACATAATGCAGGGACCAGTATATGGAACTAGGACTGAGGAGATAATCGATGAAAAATTAAGAACTAGATTTGATTTTGATGAGGTTTGGGGTACTGTAGTAAATAGATACTGCGTTGAAGCTATACTAGGACTTCCATTAACTCCCTATGGAAAAGGTGGACAAACGAGGGGATTTATCTCCTTAGAAGATAGTATGCAAGCGTTAACTATATTATTAGAGCATCCTCCTAACCAAGGAGAATATAGGGTAGTTAACCAGATACATGAGGTGCTTAGTGTAAGCCAGATTGCAAACATGGTAAAAGAGGTAGGAGAGTCGTTGGGCTTAAAAGTTGAAATTCAACATGTTAAGAATCCTAGGGTTGAAAAGGAAGAGCATTATTATAACGTAGAATCTAAAATTTTACCATCTTTAGGCTTTACTCCTAAAAAGAAGATGAAAGATGAGATCAGGTTTATGTTAGAAGATCTAATGCCTTACAAGAGTAGATTAGAGAAATTTAAGCATGTAATATTCCCCAGAACAGATTGGAGAAAAGGTAGAAGCTAA
- the zfx1 gene encoding zinc-containing ferredoxin Zfx1 has translation MGIDPNYRTNRPVVGEHSGHKVYGPVEPPGKLGIHGTIVGVDFDLCIADGSCINACPVNVFQWFDTPGHPASEKKADPVNEQACIFCMACVNVCPVACIDVKPP, from the coding sequence ATGGGTATAGATCCTAACTACAGAACTAATAGACCAGTTGTAGGGGAACACTCAGGGCATAAAGTATATGGTCCAGTAGAACCACCTGGAAAACTAGGAATTCATGGCACTATTGTTGGAGTAGATTTCGATCTATGTATTGCAGATGGCTCATGTATAAATGCATGTCCGGTTAACGTCTTCCAATGGTTTGATACACCAGGTCATCCTGCGTCTGAGAAAAAAGCAGATCCAGTAAATGAACAAGCATGCATATTCTGTATGGCATGTGTTAACGTATGTCCAGTTGCATGTATAGATGTTAAACCTCCATAA
- a CDS encoding M61 family peptidase: protein MRFLVKPLNRYIEVLAEGKEGIVTFPTWVPGSYIIRELERFVVEIDGVRIGKNKFYVKNRFRYLVQALSKDQRELISTSNYLFINPPALFPFQTFDEEYCVKIDTNWQIHTTLRRVGDWFCAENYHEFVDSPIQASPNLKVIDIDENHKISTIDNIEDLFIKSLAKCIDEISKIFPNDIKEKYIFFFRRSDLNFGGIEHENSSAIVTTWDNKELIRLFVHEYFHRFNVKKIRPKDLKINYETESYTELLWFAEGITEYIATIIPLRAKVANINETLNYIANTLAWLTFPGIRRMSLAESSYTTWIKYYRKDNNFANIGISYYQLGLIVGLIMDLEMIKNGNSIYDLFKELYKIKEYTYEDIREISEKLGVSNLDELVYSRNPPIFNRLSEYFEIRFIDKGSPYYGLMLEGKKVIFVEDNSPADMAGIIQGDEIVAVDGAIKGLEYKDSIKLLINREGRLIELVVTLGKNPGHNLIIRGKGEIFKRWSGYDEGEGKSELKII from the coding sequence ATGCGATTTTTAGTAAAGCCCTTGAATCGATATATAGAAGTTTTAGCGGAAGGAAAAGAAGGAATAGTAACCTTTCCTACCTGGGTTCCTGGCTCTTATATAATAAGAGAATTAGAGAGATTTGTTGTAGAAATTGATGGAGTTAGAATAGGGAAGAATAAGTTTTACGTAAAGAATAGATTTCGTTACCTAGTTCAGGCATTAAGTAAAGATCAAAGGGAGCTTATATCAACTTCTAACTACCTATTTATAAATCCGCCTGCCTTATTTCCATTTCAAACATTTGATGAAGAATATTGTGTAAAAATAGATACTAATTGGCAAATTCACACTACTTTAAGGCGAGTTGGAGATTGGTTTTGTGCAGAGAATTATCATGAATTTGTAGATTCTCCAATTCAAGCCTCACCTAATTTAAAAGTAATAGATATTGATGAGAATCATAAAATTTCTACAATAGACAATATAGAAGACCTATTTATAAAATCTTTAGCTAAATGTATAGATGAAATATCTAAAATATTCCCAAATGACATAAAAGAAAAATATATATTCTTTTTCAGAAGATCAGATTTAAACTTTGGTGGTATAGAACACGAAAATTCTTCAGCAATAGTGACAACCTGGGATAATAAAGAATTAATAAGGCTATTTGTTCATGAATATTTTCATAGATTTAATGTTAAAAAGATAAGACCTAAAGATTTGAAAATAAATTACGAGACTGAGAGTTATACTGAATTATTATGGTTTGCAGAGGGTATCACGGAATATATTGCAACTATAATACCCTTAAGAGCTAAGGTAGCTAACATTAATGAAACTCTAAATTATATAGCAAATACCTTAGCATGGTTAACTTTTCCTGGAATAAGGAGAATGAGCTTAGCCGAATCCTCTTATACTACGTGGATTAAGTACTATAGAAAGGATAATAATTTTGCAAACATTGGCATATCATATTATCAGTTAGGCCTAATCGTTGGGTTAATAATGGATCTGGAGATGATAAAGAACGGCAACTCTATTTACGATTTATTTAAAGAATTATATAAGATAAAAGAGTATACTTATGAAGATATAAGGGAAATTTCAGAAAAGTTAGGAGTTTCTAATTTAGATGAGCTAGTATATTCTAGAAATCCTCCAATATTTAATAGATTATCTGAGTATTTTGAGATAAGATTTATCGATAAGGGTTCACCATATTATGGTTTAATGTTAGAGGGAAAGAAAGTTATCTTTGTTGAAGATAATTCCCCTGCAGATATGGCTGGTATTATTCAAGGTGACGAAATAGTTGCAGTTGATGGAGCAATTAAGGGTTTAGAGTATAAAGATAGTATAAAACTACTAATAAATAGGGAGGGAAGATTAATTGAATTAGTAGTGACGCTAGGAAAGAATCCAGGCCATAATTTAATTATAAGGGGTAAAGGTGAGATATTTAAGAGATGGTCTGGTTATGACGAAGGTGAAGGTAAATCTGAGTTAAAGATAATTTAA
- a CDS encoding DUF929 domain-containing protein, with protein MTKQRRSKKTNQTENKLIYIPFAVLVAIIVLLVALPYIHSPNSNSSTVANADTPFFNMMKVSNVNYAKNNTVQVYFITWYGCPNGATTSWPLYLALRNFGNVVVEPHYSINEPDLGGPIPGLLFLNYTPSKYSIVYFHPIYIYGQYLNETINGTPITTNAVLYGLKELKTLVPEWVYNLTVFYELNQTPPNLDQPIAYAGNPPHLVTILIISGPGGTWVDVGYPNNISPNNLVYLNATELYNIVVKNQIASGDYAYAYKAILNAYKVVLNAIEQAELKY; from the coding sequence ATGACTAAACAGAGAAGAAGTAAAAAAACTAATCAAACTGAAAATAAACTCATTTATATTCCATTTGCCGTGCTTGTTGCAATTATAGTGTTACTAGTCGCCTTACCTTATATACACTCTCCTAATTCAAATTCCTCTACTGTGGCTAATGCAGATACCCCGTTTTTCAATATGATGAAAGTTAGTAACGTAAATTATGCTAAAAATAATACCGTGCAGGTTTATTTTATAACCTGGTATGGTTGTCCTAACGGCGCTACTACTTCTTGGCCCTTATATCTCGCCCTTAGAAATTTTGGTAATGTAGTAGTTGAGCCCCATTACTCGATTAATGAACCCGATTTAGGAGGTCCAATTCCAGGTCTTTTGTTTCTAAATTATACACCTAGTAAATATAGTATTGTATACTTTCATCCAATTTATATTTATGGGCAGTATTTAAATGAAACGATAAATGGAACTCCAATAACTACTAATGCAGTTCTTTACGGTTTAAAGGAATTAAAAACATTAGTCCCAGAATGGGTTTACAACTTAACAGTGTTTTATGAATTAAACCAGACCCCACCTAATCTGGATCAACCAATAGCTTATGCAGGGAATCCTCCACATCTAGTAACAATATTAATAATCAGTGGACCTGGTGGAACATGGGTAGATGTTGGATATCCAAATAATATATCGCCAAACAATTTAGTATATCTTAACGCAACAGAATTATATAATATAGTAGTTAAGAACCAGATAGCTTCCGGAGATTACGCCTATGCATATAAGGCTATATTAAACGCTTACAAAGTAGTATTAAACGCTATAGAACAGGCCGAATTAAAATACTAA
- the sfsA gene encoding DNA/RNA nuclease SfsA: MITVYEFTETLYEATVIERINRFLVKVKFNNSEIYCHLHDPGRLKELIYPYNKVLIREIKGKKTNCSITAAYSNSRYVIVDSRLHNQIAAKFLPPNAEREVKVNDSRIDFKYDNFYVEVKGCTLVKDSIAYFPDAPTKRGRKHLQELRKLMRKGYNALLLILVMRDDAKCFLPNEETDRKFSLEFWEALREGMKVEIKTFKLIENKIVYLNDIPLCKTNLT; encoded by the coding sequence ATGATAACTGTATATGAATTTACGGAGACTCTTTACGAGGCTACTGTAATAGAGAGGATAAACAGATTTCTAGTAAAAGTTAAGTTTAATAATAGTGAAATTTACTGTCATTTACATGATCCTGGGAGATTAAAAGAGTTAATATATCCTTATAATAAAGTTCTAATTAGAGAAATTAAGGGAAAGAAAACAAACTGTTCGATAACAGCTGCTTATAGTAATTCTAGATATGTAATAGTAGACAGTAGACTTCATAATCAAATAGCTGCTAAATTTCTCCCTCCTAACGCAGAAAGAGAAGTTAAAGTAAACGATAGTAGAATAGATTTTAAGTACGATAATTTTTACGTAGAAGTTAAGGGATGCACATTAGTGAAAGACAGTATAGCATATTTTCCAGACGCTCCTACTAAAAGAGGAAGGAAACATTTACAAGAACTTAGAAAATTAATGAGGAAGGGATATAACGCGTTACTTTTAATTCTAGTAATGAGAGATGATGCTAAATGTTTTTTACCTAATGAGGAGACTGATAGGAAGTTTTCTTTAGAATTCTGGGAGGCATTAAGAGAAGGAATGAAAGTTGAAATAAAGACTTTTAAACTTATTGAAAACAAAATAGTTTATTTGAATGATATACCCCTATGCAAAACAAATTTAACTTAA
- a CDS encoding MarR family transcriptional regulator, with the protein MNLRDKILAYLYQNKESTVENIANALREDIYEVDATLKYLEREGYVVRRTKGLIFKKIVYDLTAGGLEEAKKAYENLQNKAKQLENLIVNGNIDPSQIPEEYVDILPLLVTLSLIDMLLLQNILLFDLF; encoded by the coding sequence ATGAACTTAAGGGATAAGATATTAGCTTACCTATATCAGAATAAAGAATCAACAGTTGAGAATATAGCAAATGCTTTAAGAGAAGATATATATGAAGTAGATGCTACATTAAAATATCTAGAACGAGAAGGATATGTTGTAAGGAGAACTAAAGGATTAATATTTAAGAAAATTGTATATGATTTAACGGCTGGCGGATTAGAAGAAGCTAAGAAGGCTTATGAAAATTTGCAAAATAAGGCTAAACAACTAGAGAATTTAATAGTAAATGGTAATATAGATCCATCCCAAATACCTGAAGAATACGTGGATATTTTACCCTTATTAGTTACCCTATCTCTTATAGATATGTTATTATTACAAAATATATTATTATTTGATTTATTCTGA